The Elaeis guineensis isolate ETL-2024a chromosome 14, EG11, whole genome shotgun sequence genomic sequence CTTCTAATTCATTCCTCTTTTCTATGTTTTTCTTATCATTAATTCCCAATCAGTGTTAAATATCCAGCAAGTGTAGAGAAATAGAAACATGTCGATCTATCTTGAATAGCCTACTTTAATAAATCACAGTCGCTAAGACTCTTCCTCTGAGAAAGTTCATATTTTGTACCCTGATATCGCCTACTTGATATTTGAAAGAAGTATAACTTCATGAACTAAATAAAAACTTGCGCTTTGTGTTTGATATCAATAAAAGAATATTTAATATacatttgatttttgttttaagGATATTAGCTCATTATATCAAGCTAAAGATCATTTTTTCTGTTTTCTGGTTGCTTACTTTAGTTATATTAACTTCAGGTAGTTTATTTCTAAGACGATGTCAACTTTCCAGGTGCGAGGCATGGAATTGGGTGAATTTTTTGAGAATGGAGATAGTATTGTGCCTCATCCCATGGAAACTGAAGAGATGGCTTTTACTTTTGGAGATCAGAGAGTGAAACAGATGAAGGAAAGCATTGCCAGTGACAGGAGGTCTAATAACCAAATCTGTGGAACTAAAAAtaatttaaggagctgttatttggAGAATATCTCTTGTTATAGTACAAATGAGAAACCTACTGCTTCAGAACTCCACTTTGATGCATTGCCTGCATGGCCTACCGTAAGTTCTGCATGCAGGAAAGGGTACAATGGTGGACAAGAACATGATCCTTGGGCAACAGAAGTGATGGAAGATCTTATTGATAATTCTCAACTGAATTCGCTGAGTGATTGCATGATGGAGTGTCATCATTCTGGTGTTATGCTTCATGGCGAGGACTCATTATCTGCAGATAAGTcatgtagtttctcaaccagtagAAATAGTGGAGGGTATGAAGATAAAGAGATTAACGGCCTTCTTGACTTTGATTGGGATACTTTtgaagacattgattttgatatgattttcagGTAATGCAGTTCACCCTGACTTGTGactatatatatcataattataatcattttaaaacaaatatagatatgctTTACAAATTATTAATATCCACACAACACTTTGAATTGTCATGTCAGCAAGTCAAAATTTTTGTTCTTTTGATGAATTAATGACATTTTGATGAAAGGATATCCTAACAGACAATAGTTCTGCAGAAATGATGACTCCACTTACTCCATATTTGGAGATGAAATAGTTGGTATTTCAGATGTATTTCTCTCTCCATCTACCAATGTAACGAGTAGCACCACACAGTTTATTCCAAAGCCAGTAAGTCTCTAAATTACAAAGTAGATGTTCTACAGAATAGTTATTTTAGTGAGTAATCAACCACTGTATAAAGTTTCCTCTCACTATGAGATAATGATTAATCACAATTCATTTGCTTTACAGGATATTTCGTTTTGCGAAGATGAGACTCCTGATCAAGGTTGTTCCTCCGTTCTGTTAGATGAACATCCACATAGAAAAAGAAATGCTTTACATAAAGAGAAGGTATGTAGGCACATCCATGCATATATTTACGAGGTATTTTAACAGGTAAGTCTGTTGAAAACATTTCCTTCTTTACGTTGGCAGATAGAAGGTATTTCTGTGAAAGCTGAAGGATAAACTTCATGTCAAATCTATCTTACG encodes the following:
- the LOC105057627 gene encoding uncharacterized protein isoform X2 translates to MSTFQVRGMELGEFFENGDSIVPHPMETEEMAFTFGDQRVKQMKESIASDRRSNNQICGTKNNLRSCYLENISCYSTNEKPTASELHFDALPAWPTVSSACRKGYNGGQEHDPWATEVMEDLIDNSQLNSLSDCMMECHHSGVMLHGEDSLSADKSCSFSTSRNSGGYEDKEINGLLDFDWDTFEDIDFDMIFRNDDSTYSIFGDEIVGISDVFLSPSTNVTSSTTQFIPKPDISFCEDETPDQGCSSVLLDEHPHRKRNALHKEKADEQEKPPISWERSEANSKNRESCNLKGSWAHKTCQNQQNSRQKRVSSDTVPDVRPHNATLQENIENQKQQQQTQAMIAVQQQQQKNGLQITVAGNSVSQSCSQKSLSQEAATSSFGIEESSELTSLEQNMLVEQEESERSSMLSDEHSLEETIYYRLQDTLRKLDTGLRLCIRDSMFRLARSAIERQSINDSLSTNKSNKDEEEVAENGQMNNHGRAASSPTSETYTNFIDRIVAQLLFHRSP
- the LOC105057627 gene encoding uncharacterized protein isoform X1, which encodes MLDWNDKELVRGMELGEFFENGDSIVPHPMETEEMAFTFGDQRVKQMKESIASDRRSNNQICGTKNNLRSCYLENISCYSTNEKPTASELHFDALPAWPTVSSACRKGYNGGQEHDPWATEVMEDLIDNSQLNSLSDCMMECHHSGVMLHGEDSLSADKSCSFSTSRNSGGYEDKEINGLLDFDWDTFEDIDFDMIFRNDDSTYSIFGDEIVGISDVFLSPSTNVTSSTTQFIPKPDISFCEDETPDQGCSSVLLDEHPHRKRNALHKEKADEQEKPPISWERSEANSKNRESCNLKGSWAHKTCQNQQNSRQKRVSSDTVPDVRPHNATLQENIENQKQQQQTQAMIAVQQQQQKNGLQITVAGNSVSQSCSQKSLSQEAATSSFGIEESSELTSLEQNMLVEQEESERSSMLSDEHSLEETIYYRLQDTLRKLDTGLRLCIRDSMFRLARSAIERQSINDSLSTNKSNKDEEEVAENGQMNNHGRAASSPTSETYTNFIDRIVAQLLFHRSP